In Vanessa atalanta chromosome 29, ilVanAtal1.2, whole genome shotgun sequence, a genomic segment contains:
- the LOC125075103 gene encoding sorting nexin-32 isoform X2 yields the protein MMDCVEESNHDPLSVPAVSTPSSGDIKPEKKKPNENVSLADNSLLVDISDALSEKEKVKFTVHTKTTLPEFQKAEFFVVRQHEEFVWLHDRYEENEEYAGYIIPPAPPRPDFDASREKLQRLGEGEGALTREEFLKMKEELEEEYLATFKKTVAMHEVFLQRLAAHPVFRSDAHLRVFLEYEQDLCAKPRGKMDLIGGLVRSMTTTTDEIYLGATVRDVNDFFEQETAFLQEYYSHLKEAVAKVDRMTSKHKDVADAHIKLSSCITQLATREQPSTERFLTRAAETFDKCRKIEGRMASDQDLKLADTLRYYMRDAHAAKAVLVRRLRCLAAYEAANRNLERARAKNKDVHAAEQAQSDACARFEQLSARAREELLDFRVRRVAAFRKSLIDLAELEIKHARAQQELFRKSLQVLRECQ from the exons ATGATG GACTGTGTAGAAGAAAGCAACCACGATCCTCTGTCAGTGCCTGCTGTGTCGACGCCCTCAAGCGGTGACATCAAACCAGAGAAGAAGAAACCGAATGAGAATGTCTCATTAGCTGATAATAGTTTACTG GTTGACATTTCCGACGCTCTGAGCGAAAAGGAAAAGGTCAAGTTCACGGTTCACACGAAGACGACGCTGCCAGAGTTCCAGAAGGCGGAGTTCTTCGTTGTGAGACAGCACGAGGAGTTTGTCTGGCTCCACGATAGATACGAAGAGAATGAGGAGTATGCTGGTTATatt ATACCGCCGGCGCCGCCGAGACCAGATTTCGACGCGTCTCGTGAAAAGTTACAGCGTCTCGGTGAGGGCGAGGGTGCTCTGACCCGTGAGGAGTTCCTCAAGATGAAGGAGGAGCTTGAGGA GGAGTATCTCGCGACGTTCAAGAAGACGGTGGCGATGCACGAAGTGTTCCTGCAGCGTTTAGCGGCTCACCCTGTGTTCAGGAGTGACGCACACTTGAGGGTTTTCCTCGAGTACGAGCAGGACCTGTGCGCGAAACCGCGAGGGAAAATGGACCTTATCGGTGGCCTC GTGCGGTCGATGACGACGACGACGGATGAGATTTATCTCGGTGCGACGGTCAGGGACGTGAACGACTTCTTCGAGCAGGAAACGGCGTTCCTGCAGGAATACTACTCGCACTTGAAGGAGGCCGTCGCTAAAGTCGACAGGATGACCTCCAAACATAAGG ACGTAGCGGACGCTCACATCAAGCTGTCATCCTGCATAACTCAATTGGCGACGAGGGAGCAGCCCTCCACGGAGAGATTCCTCACGCGAGCGGCCGAGACTTTTGACAAGTGCAGG AAAATCGAGGGTCGAATGGCTTCGGACCAGGACCTGAAGCTGGCGGACACGCTGCGCTACTACATGCGGGACGCGCACGCCGCCAAGGCCGTGCTCGTGCGCCGCCTGCG atGTCTAGCCGCCTATGAAGCAGCAAATAGGAATCTAGAAAGAGCAAGAGCCAAGAACAAAGACGTGCACGCC GCGGAGCAGGCGCAGTCGGACGCGTGCGCGCGCTTCGAGCAGCTGTCGGCGCGCGCGCGCGAGGAGCTGCTCGACTTCCGCGTGCGCCGCGTCGCCGCTTTCCGCAAGAG TTTGATAGATTTGGCGGAACTCGAGATCAAACACGCGCGCGCGCAGCAGGAGCTGTTCAGGAAATCTTTGCAGGTGTTAAGGGAGTGTCAGTAA
- the LOC125075103 gene encoding sorting nexin-32 isoform X1 produces MMDCVEESNHDPLSVPAVSTPSSGDIKPEKKKPNENVSLADNSLLVDISDALSEKEKVKFTVHTKTTLPEFQKAEFFVVRQHEEFVWLHDRYEENEEYAGYIIPPAPPRPDFDASREKLQRLGEGEGALTREEFLKMKEELEEEYLATFKKTVAMHEVFLQRLAAHPVFRSDAHLRVFLEYEQDLCAKPRGKMDLIGGLVRSMTTTTDEIYLGATVRDVNDFFEQETAFLQEYYSHLKEAVAKVDRMTSKHKDVADAHIKLSSCITQLATREQPSTERFLTRAAETFDKCRKIEGRMASDQDLKLADTLRYYMRDAHAAKAVLVRRLRCLAAYEAANRNLERARAKNKDVHAPMEVQEAEQAQSDACARFEQLSARAREELLDFRVRRVAAFRKSLIDLAELEIKHARAQQELFRKSLQVLRECQ; encoded by the exons ATGATG GACTGTGTAGAAGAAAGCAACCACGATCCTCTGTCAGTGCCTGCTGTGTCGACGCCCTCAAGCGGTGACATCAAACCAGAGAAGAAGAAACCGAATGAGAATGTCTCATTAGCTGATAATAGTTTACTG GTTGACATTTCCGACGCTCTGAGCGAAAAGGAAAAGGTCAAGTTCACGGTTCACACGAAGACGACGCTGCCAGAGTTCCAGAAGGCGGAGTTCTTCGTTGTGAGACAGCACGAGGAGTTTGTCTGGCTCCACGATAGATACGAAGAGAATGAGGAGTATGCTGGTTATatt ATACCGCCGGCGCCGCCGAGACCAGATTTCGACGCGTCTCGTGAAAAGTTACAGCGTCTCGGTGAGGGCGAGGGTGCTCTGACCCGTGAGGAGTTCCTCAAGATGAAGGAGGAGCTTGAGGA GGAGTATCTCGCGACGTTCAAGAAGACGGTGGCGATGCACGAAGTGTTCCTGCAGCGTTTAGCGGCTCACCCTGTGTTCAGGAGTGACGCACACTTGAGGGTTTTCCTCGAGTACGAGCAGGACCTGTGCGCGAAACCGCGAGGGAAAATGGACCTTATCGGTGGCCTC GTGCGGTCGATGACGACGACGACGGATGAGATTTATCTCGGTGCGACGGTCAGGGACGTGAACGACTTCTTCGAGCAGGAAACGGCGTTCCTGCAGGAATACTACTCGCACTTGAAGGAGGCCGTCGCTAAAGTCGACAGGATGACCTCCAAACATAAGG ACGTAGCGGACGCTCACATCAAGCTGTCATCCTGCATAACTCAATTGGCGACGAGGGAGCAGCCCTCCACGGAGAGATTCCTCACGCGAGCGGCCGAGACTTTTGACAAGTGCAGG AAAATCGAGGGTCGAATGGCTTCGGACCAGGACCTGAAGCTGGCGGACACGCTGCGCTACTACATGCGGGACGCGCACGCCGCCAAGGCCGTGCTCGTGCGCCGCCTGCG atGTCTAGCCGCCTATGAAGCAGCAAATAGGAATCTAGAAAGAGCAAGAGCCAAGAACAAAGACGTGCACGCC CCGATGGAGGTCCAGGAG GCGGAGCAGGCGCAGTCGGACGCGTGCGCGCGCTTCGAGCAGCTGTCGGCGCGCGCGCGCGAGGAGCTGCTCGACTTCCGCGTGCGCCGCGTCGCCGCTTTCCGCAAGAG TTTGATAGATTTGGCGGAACTCGAGATCAAACACGCGCGCGCGCAGCAGGAGCTGTTCAGGAAATCTTTGCAGGTGTTAAGGGAGTGTCAGTAA